In a single window of the Zea mays cultivar B73 chromosome 5, Zm-B73-REFERENCE-NAM-5.0, whole genome shotgun sequence genome:
- the LOC100277464 gene encoding uncharacterized protein LOC100277464: MQASRSRSRSRMGSLHHPRSPEENYVRLQGRRGRRRGFRLCPRNRFFSVRRLRVELLTFLGLVGRYVRLLVRKLSASSSGGGGGCARRTGSRRVLVVTTTTTTAGKKYKAPAPAPIVRSNSFYSQAIADCLEFIKRNSVPAEDYGSLSARR, translated from the coding sequence ATGCAAgcaagcaggagcaggagcaggagcaggatggGTTCTTTGCACCACCCGCGGTCACCGGAGGAGAACTACGTGAGGCTGCAGGGCCGGCGGGGGCGGCGGCGGGGGTTTCGGCTGTGCCCGAGGAACCGCTTCTTCTCCGTGCGGCGGCTGCGGGTCGAGCTGCTCACGTTCCTGGGCCTCGTCGGCCGCTACGTGCGCCTGCTCGTGCGGAAGCTGTCGGCTAGCAgcagcggcggcggtggcggctgCGCGCGGAGGACCGGCAGCAGAAGGGTTCTCGtcgtgacgacgacgacgacgactgccGGGAAGAAATAcaaggcgccggcgccggcgccgatcGTGCGGTCCAACTCCTTCTACTCCCAGGCCATCGCCGACTGCCTCGAGTTCATCAAGCGCAACTCCGTGCCCGCCGAGGACTACGGCAGCCTCAGCGCCCGGAGGTAA